From one Flavobacterium kingsejongi genomic stretch:
- a CDS encoding beta-ketoacyl-ACP synthase III produces MLEVYITKAGKYLPNEAVSNDEMEDFLGLINGTASKARRIILRNNGITSRYYALDKAGTITHNNAQLTHNAIETLYDSSFSKKDVELLSCGTSTPDHLLPSHAAMVHGLMKNHSIELNSSTGVCCAGMNSLKFGYLSVKSGNTKNAICTGSERVSTWMLAQKFDNEIINLKNLEEQPIVAFKKDFLRWMLSDGAGALLLENQPKGDLSLRIEWMEAFSYAYELEACMYAGGDKLENGELKPWSDYHPDQWLTESIFAIKQDVKILDKNILEKGALSMKDALDKNKVAAEAIDYFLPHVSSNYFVAGLDAALKERNVEIPREKWFMNLNKVGNVGSASIYLMLEELMHSGKLQKGQKILLSVPESGRFSYAYAYLTVC; encoded by the coding sequence ATGTTGGAAGTTTATATTACAAAAGCTGGAAAGTACCTGCCGAATGAGGCGGTTTCGAATGATGAGATGGAAGATTTTCTGGGATTAATTAATGGCACTGCTTCAAAAGCAAGGCGTATTATCCTGAGGAATAATGGGATTACTTCCCGCTATTATGCTTTAGACAAAGCAGGGACGATTACGCATAATAATGCGCAGTTGACCCATAATGCTATTGAAACCCTTTATGATAGTAGCTTTTCAAAAAAAGATGTGGAATTGCTGTCGTGTGGAACATCCACGCCAGATCATCTTTTGCCCTCCCACGCCGCTATGGTACACGGATTAATGAAAAATCATTCGATAGAGCTTAATTCTTCAACCGGTGTCTGTTGTGCGGGAATGAATTCCCTAAAATTTGGTTACTTGTCTGTAAAATCGGGCAATACAAAAAATGCAATCTGTACGGGATCAGAACGGGTTTCCACCTGGATGCTCGCCCAGAAATTTGATAATGAAATAATCAACTTAAAAAATCTGGAAGAACAGCCGATTGTCGCTTTTAAGAAAGATTTCTTACGCTGGATGTTATCGGATGGTGCGGGAGCCTTGCTGCTCGAAAACCAGCCTAAGGGAGATTTGTCCCTTAGAATTGAATGGATGGAAGCTTTTTCCTATGCTTATGAACTGGAAGCCTGTATGTATGCCGGTGGTGATAAACTCGAAAATGGGGAGCTAAAACCCTGGAGTGACTACCATCCGGATCAATGGCTGACTGAGTCTATTTTTGCAATCAAGCAGGATGTTAAAATCTTAGATAAAAATATATTGGAAAAGGGCGCACTCAGTATGAAAGATGCCCTTGATAAAAATAAGGTTGCTGCTGAAGCAATTGATTATTTCCTGCCGCATGTATCCTCCAACTATTTTGTTGCCGGACTCGATGCAGCACTAAAAGAAAGGAATGTTGAAATTCCGAGGGAAAAATGGTTTATGAACCTGAATAAGGTAGGAAATGTAGGTTCGGCATCGATATATCTGATGCTGGAAGAACTGATGCATTCCGGCAAGTTACAGAAAGGGCAGAAAATTTTATTATCTGTGCCCGAGAGTGGCAGGTTTTCTTATGCTTATGCCTATTTAACCGTGTGCTAA
- a CDS encoding polysaccharide deacetylase family protein → MLTHKSNTFFLGTVLLLLFILNFYTDVAWGYFLVVGLFWLVIAVMGSGLIRMNYHVKAYCENRKAAGKKVAITFDDGPTPMTPLILDILKKHQVDATFFCIGSQIEKYPEIFQRILDEGHIVGNHSYTHANTIGLFSVAEMVSEIQRTDVIIQKFSGRKVRYYRPPFGVTNPNLAKALQVTPHDVIGWNIRSFDTKIKTADKIMKRIERQLAPGSVILLHDTSLKTVAVLEQLLVFLWENEYEAVTVEQLLNLPAYEN, encoded by the coding sequence ATGTTAACACATAAAAGCAATACTTTTTTTTTAGGGACAGTGTTACTGCTCTTGTTCATCTTAAATTTCTATACCGATGTGGCGTGGGGGTATTTTTTAGTGGTAGGATTATTCTGGTTGGTCATTGCCGTTATGGGTTCCGGGCTGATCCGGATGAATTACCATGTAAAAGCCTACTGTGAAAATCGTAAAGCTGCGGGCAAAAAGGTGGCCATTACATTCGATGACGGACCTACACCCATGACACCACTGATCCTCGATATCCTTAAAAAACACCAGGTTGATGCTACTTTTTTTTGTATCGGCTCCCAAATCGAAAAATATCCTGAGATTTTTCAGCGCATACTCGATGAAGGCCATATTGTAGGCAATCATTCCTATACACATGCCAATACTATTGGTTTGTTCTCCGTTGCTGAAATGGTGAGCGAAATCCAAAGGACGGATGTTATAATACAGAAATTCTCCGGTAGGAAAGTACGCTATTACCGTCCACCTTTTGGAGTAACCAATCCGAATCTTGCCAAGGCACTGCAGGTTACCCCCCATGATGTTATCGGTTGGAATATCAGGTCATTTGATACCAAAATAAAGACAGCGGACAAAATTATGAAACGTATCGAACGGCAACTGGCACCGGGATCTGTAATCCTATTGCATGATACTTCGTTGAAAACCGTTGCAGTTTTGGAACAATTATTGGTATTTTTGTGGGAAAACGAATATGAAGCTGTTACAGTAGAGCAGCTTTTGAACCTTCCCGCTTATGAAAATTAA
- a CDS encoding acyl-CoA thioesterase: protein MKRKEHYNEATHLTVSEEIRVRFNETDPLGIVWHGYYITYFEDGREAFGRKHGISYLDIHKSGYTTPIVKSTCEHKLPLRYGDVMRIETAIVDTPAAKIIFRFTIYNGNNEVACIGETIQVFLDSEGTLSLNIPPFYEEWKRKVGLLK, encoded by the coding sequence ATGAAAAGAAAAGAGCACTATAACGAGGCGACACACCTTACCGTATCGGAAGAAATCCGCGTGCGTTTCAATGAAACAGATCCGTTGGGTATCGTCTGGCATGGCTATTACATCACTTATTTTGAAGATGGCAGGGAAGCTTTTGGACGAAAACATGGTATTTCTTATTTGGATATTCATAAAAGCGGTTATACCACACCGATTGTAAAATCAACCTGCGAGCATAAACTGCCACTACGCTATGGTGACGTCATGCGTATAGAAACAGCAATCGTAGATACACCTGCGGCAAAAATCATATTTCGTTTTACGATTTATAACGGAAATAATGAGGTGGCCTGCATTGGGGAAACAATTCAGGTTTTCCTGGACAGTGAAGGTACTTTGTCGTTGAATATCCCGCCTTTTTATGAGGAATGGAAACGTAAAGTGGGATTGCTAAAATAA
- a CDS encoding BtrH N-terminal domain-containing protein encodes MQLDFTHHQSAHCENGVASNLLKNNGLAISEPMVFGIGSGLFFVYLPFIKVNHAPAISYRPLPGMIFNRMARRLGITIKRQKFGSEEKASRALNEKLDEKIPVGLQVGVYNLTYFPDEYRFHFNAHNLVVYGKEGDNYLISDPVMQTVTTLTTEELNRVRFAKGAFAPKGQLYYPIHIPKDIDYKKAIHKAIRQTCRDMLAPVPIVGVRGIKFVARQIRKWPVKYGNKKANHYLAQMVRMQEEIGTGGGGFRFIYAAFLQEASVLLHNEQLNILSAEMTAIGDSWRDFAVQASRVYKNRSAQTDVYNTLADQLLDIANREEVFFKKLRKAI; translated from the coding sequence ATGCAGTTGGATTTCACACACCATCAATCAGCACACTGTGAGAATGGTGTCGCTTCCAATCTCTTAAAAAATAACGGGCTTGCCATCAGTGAACCGATGGTTTTCGGAATTGGCTCGGGCCTCTTTTTTGTATACTTACCTTTTATCAAAGTCAATCATGCTCCCGCAATTAGTTACCGGCCATTACCGGGAATGATCTTCAATCGTATGGCACGGCGTTTAGGGATTACAATAAAGCGGCAGAAATTTGGTTCTGAAGAAAAAGCAAGCCGTGCGCTTAATGAAAAACTTGACGAAAAAATACCCGTAGGCTTACAGGTAGGCGTGTACAACCTGACCTATTTTCCTGACGAATACCGTTTCCATTTTAATGCACACAATCTCGTAGTCTATGGAAAAGAGGGGGATAACTACCTCATTAGTGATCCGGTTATGCAGACCGTAACAACTTTAACGACCGAAGAACTCAATCGTGTCCGGTTTGCAAAAGGTGCTTTTGCTCCCAAAGGGCAGTTGTATTACCCGATTCATATTCCAAAGGATATCGATTATAAAAAGGCAATTCATAAAGCCATTCGCCAAACGTGTCGCGATATGCTGGCACCAGTTCCTATTGTAGGGGTTAGAGGGATAAAATTTGTGGCGCGGCAGATCCGGAAATGGCCTGTAAAATATGGGAATAAAAAAGCCAATCATTACCTGGCGCAAATGGTACGGATGCAGGAAGAAATTGGTACTGGCGGCGGCGGATTCCGTTTTATCTATGCGGCATTTTTGCAGGAAGCTTCCGTGTTGCTACACAATGAACAGTTGAATATCCTTTCTGCAGAAATGACTGCAATAGGGGATTCCTGGCGTGATTTTGCCGTTCAGGCTTCACGGGTATATAAAAACAGAAGCGCGCAAACAGATGTATACAATACACTTGCGGATCAGTTGCTGGATATTGCCAATCGGGAAGAAGTATTTTTCAAGAAATTACGAAAAGCAATTTAA
- a CDS encoding ABC transporter permease: MSIKKEMLLLLRDMGGLVILFVMPLVLIITITLIQDSTFKTVNDTKIPILLVDNDKGEVSKVISANLNASNSFEMIHTLDGQSVTESMAREQVFKGKYQLAIIIPEKLSSDLQAKVNQNVDKIVAGFGIGDTAVVAQPKAVIGHKEVKLYFDPAAQSTFKNAVKSTIDKMISQIETQSVYAAFREQLGEEETAFQQESFISFREIIPRINDKEVTPNSTQHNVPAWTLFAIFFIVIPLSINIVKEKNQGTLVRLRTNPVSYATVIAGKTITFLIICMIQFYLMVAVGVFLFPHIGLPELSVKGILGLMSIVAFFSGFAAIGFGILLGTIAKTQEQSAPFGATSVVVLAAIGGVWVPVFAMPKIMQIIAVASPMNWGLNAFYDVILRNASFIDIVPELLYSVMFFVAMITISLFYDEKKRAL; this comes from the coding sequence ATGTCCATAAAAAAAGAAATGTTGCTGCTCCTTCGGGATATGGGCGGGCTTGTGATTTTGTTTGTGATGCCTTTGGTGCTCATTATTACAATAACACTGATCCAGGATAGTACATTTAAAACGGTCAACGATACTAAAATACCCATCTTGCTGGTGGATAATGACAAAGGGGAAGTGTCGAAAGTAATCAGTGCAAACCTCAATGCCAGTAATTCCTTTGAAATGATCCACACACTGGACGGGCAGTCTGTAACCGAAAGCATGGCGCGGGAACAGGTATTTAAAGGAAAATACCAACTTGCGATAATCATCCCGGAAAAATTAAGCAGTGATTTACAGGCCAAAGTCAACCAGAATGTCGATAAGATTGTCGCGGGTTTTGGTATTGGCGATACTGCTGTAGTCGCCCAGCCCAAAGCGGTGATTGGCCACAAAGAAGTAAAACTCTATTTTGATCCGGCAGCACAGTCCACATTTAAGAATGCTGTGAAAAGTACTATTGATAAAATGATTTCGCAGATTGAAACCCAATCGGTATATGCCGCTTTCCGGGAACAGCTTGGCGAAGAAGAAACCGCTTTCCAGCAGGAGAGTTTTATCAGCTTTCGCGAAATCATTCCCCGTATTAACGACAAAGAAGTTACTCCCAATTCCACCCAGCATAATGTGCCTGCATGGACACTTTTTGCAATATTTTTTATTGTGATTCCACTTTCCATTAATATTGTAAAAGAGAAGAATCAGGGAACGCTTGTCCGGCTGCGGACAAATCCGGTCTCCTACGCTACTGTAATTGCCGGAAAAACGATCACTTTTCTTATTATCTGTATGATCCAGTTTTACCTGATGGTAGCAGTGGGTGTATTTCTTTTCCCTCATATTGGGTTACCAGAATTATCGGTTAAAGGAATCTTAGGACTGATGAGCATTGTGGCTTTCTTTTCAGGGTTTGCAGCCATAGGTTTCGGAATACTTTTGGGAACCATAGCCAAGACACAAGAACAGTCAGCTCCGTTTGGCGCGACTTCCGTAGTGGTACTCGCTGCAATAGGCGGTGTATGGGTTCCTGTATTCGCCATGCCAAAAATCATGCAGATTATAGCGGTAGCCTCTCCGATGAATTGGGGGCTTAACGCATTTTATGATGTGATTCTCCGGAATGCATCCTTTATTGATATTGTCCCGGAACTGCTTTATTCAGTAATGTTCTTCGTGGCAATGATTACAATTTCACTATTTTACGATGAAAAGAAAAGAGCACTATAA
- a CDS encoding beta-ketoacyl-[acyl-carrier-protein] synthase family protein has protein sequence MSYVAITGMGIISAIGNSPEENFTALQQGKTAVDTIDNIETRHKDAIKVGEIKYTNAELAQLLALPDDTNYSRTAMLGAYAARQAVANAGITDCNAYATGLVSATSVGGMDMTERYFYDYLEQEAHRKYIFAHDAGDSSRKIAGYLGLKGTVTTISTACSSAANAIMLGARLIKSKQLDRVIVGGTDALSKFTINGFKTLMILSDTYNTPFDADRKGLNLGEAAAYLVLESDEIVQKENKKVLAYVSGYGNANDAFHQTASSENGDGAFLAMEKALKVAGLQPSEIDYINAHGTATQNNDLSEGRAIERIFGTMVPDFSSTKPFTGHTLAAAAAIEAVYSILALQHGIVFPNLNFKTPMPEVALIPQTELKHKPIQHVLSNSFGFGGNCSTVLFSKSK, from the coding sequence ATGAGCTACGTTGCGATAACCGGAATGGGAATTATCTCTGCCATCGGAAATTCTCCGGAGGAAAACTTTACTGCGTTACAGCAGGGTAAAACTGCTGTGGATACGATAGACAATATCGAAACCCGCCATAAAGACGCCATTAAAGTAGGAGAGATTAAATATACCAATGCCGAGTTAGCCCAGCTGTTAGCACTACCGGATGATACGAACTATTCAAGGACGGCAATGCTCGGAGCTTATGCCGCAAGGCAGGCAGTAGCCAATGCCGGAATAACAGATTGTAATGCCTATGCCACCGGGCTGGTTTCTGCAACCAGTGTAGGAGGAATGGATATGACCGAACGGTATTTTTATGATTACCTGGAGCAGGAAGCTCACCGGAAGTATATTTTTGCCCATGATGCCGGTGATTCTTCCCGTAAGATCGCAGGATATTTAGGGCTGAAAGGTACGGTTACCACCATAAGTACCGCATGTTCTTCGGCTGCCAATGCTATTATGCTGGGTGCACGACTGATTAAGTCAAAACAATTGGATCGTGTGATTGTAGGAGGAACAGATGCCTTGTCAAAATTTACCATCAATGGTTTTAAAACCCTGATGATTTTGTCCGATACTTACAATACTCCATTTGATGCCGATCGAAAGGGATTGAATTTGGGAGAAGCCGCCGCGTACTTAGTGTTGGAATCCGACGAAATTGTACAGAAAGAAAATAAAAAAGTACTGGCCTATGTCTCCGGATATGGGAATGCCAATGATGCGTTCCACCAAACTGCTTCTTCAGAAAATGGAGATGGCGCTTTCCTGGCAATGGAAAAAGCACTGAAAGTGGCGGGATTGCAGCCATCGGAAATTGATTATATCAATGCGCACGGTACGGCAACACAAAATAATGATTTATCGGAGGGCAGGGCCATTGAACGAATCTTCGGGACTATGGTACCGGACTTCAGCTCTACCAAACCTTTTACCGGGCATACCCTAGCGGCTGCGGCGGCTATTGAGGCGGTATACAGCATTTTAGCTTTACAGCATGGTATTGTATTTCCAAACCTGAACTTTAAAACGCCGATGCCGGAAGTGGCACTGATTCCACAAACGGAATTAAAGCATAAGCCGATTCAGCATGTATTGTCCAATTCATTTGGATTTGGGGGCAACTGTTCGACGGTTTTATTTTCGAAAAGCAAATGA
- a CDS encoding phosphopantetheine-binding protein, whose product MEALKSELKEKIITVLNLEDINAAEVNDDDALFGDGMGLDSIDALELIVMLDKDYGIKLRDPKEGKSIFQSINTMAAYITEHRTK is encoded by the coding sequence ATGGAAGCTTTAAAATCAGAATTAAAAGAAAAGATCATTACGGTATTGAACCTCGAGGATATTAATGCCGCGGAAGTAAATGATGACGATGCACTTTTTGGGGACGGAATGGGATTGGATTCTATCGATGCATTGGAGCTTATCGTAATGTTGGATAAAGATTATGGCATCAAATTGCGTGATCCGAAAGAAGGGAAATCGATTTTCCAGTCCATCAATACTATGGCTGCTTATATAACAGAACACAGAACAAAATAA
- a CDS encoding ABC transporter ATP-binding protein: MGNAIIEIQSLTKQYKGATLLSVDNLSLDIPTGAIFGLLGPNGAGKTTLISMLCGLLKPTSGSFTIKGMNYRKNAATIKKIIGVVPQEYALYPTLTARENLMYFGSMYGLSGRDLKQKVANSLDYLGLLKFADHRIDTYSGGMKRRINLIAGILHQPDVLFLDEPTVGVDVQSKNVIIDYLKKINEEGTTIIYTSHHLMEAQDFCTEIAIIEAGKIFAKGTPESLVAATPGTRNLEEVFISLIGKELRDDV, encoded by the coding sequence ATGGGAAATGCGATAATAGAAATACAATCCCTTACCAAACAATATAAAGGGGCAACATTGCTTTCGGTAGATAATTTATCGCTGGATATTCCTACGGGAGCTATTTTTGGGCTATTGGGACCGAATGGAGCCGGAAAGACCACCTTGATTTCCATGCTTTGCGGATTACTCAAGCCCACTTCGGGTTCTTTTACTATTAAAGGCATGAACTACCGTAAAAACGCCGCAACAATCAAGAAAATTATTGGTGTTGTACCTCAGGAATATGCTTTGTACCCCACATTGACTGCAAGGGAAAACCTGATGTATTTTGGGAGCATGTATGGCCTGAGTGGTCGCGACCTGAAACAAAAAGTAGCCAACAGCCTCGACTATCTGGGCTTGTTAAAATTTGCAGACCATAGAATAGATACCTATTCCGGAGGAATGAAAAGGCGAATCAACCTGATTGCCGGTATTTTACACCAACCGGATGTTTTGTTTTTAGACGAGCCGACTGTTGGCGTAGATGTACAATCCAAGAATGTGATCATCGACTACCTGAAAAAAATAAACGAAGAAGGAACAACCATTATTTACACCTCGCACCATTTGATGGAAGCACAGGATTTTTGTACGGAAATTGCAATCATTGAAGCCGGGAAAATCTTTGCCAAAGGCACTCCTGAAAGCCTGGTGGCTGCCACGCCCGGAACCCGGAACCTCGAAGAAGTATTTATTTCATTAATCGGAAAAGAACTGCGCGACGATGTATAA
- a CDS encoding beta-ketoacyl synthase chain length factor, with amino-acid sequence MKKVYINGMGCISAQPTFDSVFLETAVVNTTDNVLSVVAPPYKDFIPPAASRRMGKGVKNGIVAAALALKEAGDPALDAIITGTGMGCIEDSEKFLRGILDNQEEFLTPTSFIQSTHNTVGGQIALGLQCKAYNFTYVNGGNSFESGLLDGSMQLTSGEANTVLTGGIDESAAFTIDFFKVAGLIKKAEEQPFVLLGATTTGSVFGEGATFFVLENEKKTSSYAELVAVNICNNLSVSEAAQEVVAFIQKNNYTVSDIDAVVLGYSGDVVFDEYYKAISSGLFKEIPQIYYKHLSGEYHTASAFGLWMAAKILKTQEFPEMVCANTPRRKQYKTILLYNQFRGEDHSFILLRQC; translated from the coding sequence ATGAAAAAAGTATATATCAACGGTATGGGTTGTATTTCAGCCCAACCTACATTTGATTCTGTTTTCTTAGAAACGGCAGTCGTTAATACTACAGATAATGTACTGTCAGTAGTGGCACCACCATACAAGGATTTTATTCCTCCAGCCGCAAGCCGCAGGATGGGAAAGGGAGTTAAAAATGGTATTGTTGCAGCTGCACTGGCATTGAAAGAAGCCGGTGATCCTGCATTGGACGCAATTATTACCGGAACCGGAATGGGCTGTATCGAAGATTCGGAAAAATTCCTGAGAGGGATACTTGACAATCAGGAAGAATTCCTGACACCAACCTCTTTTATACAATCCACACACAATACCGTAGGTGGCCAAATCGCTTTAGGCCTGCAATGCAAAGCCTATAATTTTACCTATGTCAATGGTGGGAATTCTTTTGAGTCGGGACTTTTGGATGGCAGCATGCAATTGACTTCAGGAGAAGCGAACACAGTATTAACAGGAGGTATTGATGAATCGGCAGCATTTACAATTGATTTCTTCAAAGTGGCAGGATTGATAAAGAAAGCGGAAGAACAGCCATTTGTACTATTGGGTGCTACCACTACAGGTTCGGTTTTTGGTGAAGGCGCTACTTTTTTTGTGCTTGAAAATGAAAAGAAAACCAGCAGTTATGCAGAACTTGTAGCCGTTAATATTTGCAATAACCTTTCCGTTTCAGAGGCGGCACAGGAAGTTGTCGCATTTATACAAAAAAACAATTACACGGTCTCCGACATTGATGCCGTAGTGCTGGGATATAGTGGAGACGTAGTGTTTGACGAATATTATAAAGCAATATCATCGGGGCTTTTTAAAGAAATTCCTCAAATATACTACAAACATTTATCCGGGGAATACCATACTGCTTCTGCCTTTGGGTTATGGATGGCGGCCAAAATACTAAAAACACAGGAATTCCCTGAAATGGTTTGTGCCAATACACCGCGCAGAAAGCAGTATAAAACGATTTTACTATACAACCAGTTCAGGGGAGAAGACCACAGTTTTATACTTTTACGCCAATGTTAA
- a CDS encoding beta-ketoacyl-[acyl-carrier-protein] synthase family protein, translating into MPKEVFITETNIISPLGFDVAANIQHIEQRISGVRQHQDFRFSPDPFFGALIDPAARDTAFSALSATTEYTPLEKMLILALHPIVKTIPGPKTALIISTTKGNISVLAGQHDTVPPQAYLQHLAHTVGAFFKFQTTPIVISNACVSGILAVATAQRLIATGRYDDAYVISGDEFSEFVFSGFSSFQALSDAPCKPYSLHRTGLNLGEAAAAVYITADPALKQDGAVKIIGTGAINDANHISGPSRTGEGLYRSIENALQEAKIPATALDYISAHGTATLYNDEMEAIAFNRLGISSMPVNSFKGYYGHTLGASGLLETILAMASAKQNRLFESLGYDESGVSVPLNVITEHREQNINYFLKTASGFGGCNTAVIFEKI; encoded by the coding sequence ATGCCAAAAGAAGTTTTTATCACCGAAACCAATATCATCTCTCCCTTGGGATTTGATGTGGCTGCGAATATTCAGCATATAGAACAGCGGATTTCCGGCGTGCGCCAGCACCAGGATTTCCGGTTTTCACCAGATCCTTTTTTCGGGGCATTGATTGATCCTGCAGCACGCGATACTGCCTTTTCGGCTTTATCTGCTACTACTGAATATACGCCATTGGAAAAAATGCTGATCCTGGCTTTACACCCTATAGTAAAAACAATTCCAGGCCCTAAAACAGCACTTATAATCTCCACAACCAAAGGAAATATATCCGTTTTGGCAGGTCAGCATGATACCGTTCCGCCTCAGGCATACCTACAACATTTGGCGCATACTGTGGGTGCCTTTTTTAAATTCCAGACTACACCGATTGTGATTTCAAATGCATGTGTTTCGGGGATTTTAGCGGTAGCTACAGCACAGCGGCTTATAGCAACAGGAAGGTATGATGATGCCTATGTGATCAGTGGCGATGAATTTTCTGAATTTGTATTTTCGGGATTTTCCTCTTTTCAGGCTTTGAGTGATGCACCCTGCAAACCCTATTCCCTACACCGTACCGGACTGAATCTGGGAGAAGCGGCAGCAGCAGTTTATATTACTGCTGATCCGGCATTAAAGCAGGACGGAGCTGTGAAAATCATTGGAACAGGAGCGATTAATGATGCGAATCATATTTCAGGCCCTTCACGAACGGGGGAAGGATTGTACCGTAGTATTGAAAATGCACTACAGGAAGCAAAAATCCCAGCAACAGCTCTTGATTATATTAGTGCTCATGGTACTGCAACGTTGTATAATGACGAGATGGAAGCCATTGCCTTTAACCGCCTGGGAATTAGCAGCATGCCAGTGAATAGCTTTAAAGGCTATTATGGGCATACGCTTGGTGCTTCCGGACTGCTGGAAACAATACTGGCGATGGCTTCAGCCAAACAGAACCGACTTTTTGAATCTTTGGGATACGATGAATCGGGTGTTTCAGTACCACTGAATGTGATTACCGAACATCGCGAACAAAACATAAATTATTTCCTAAAAACCGCTTCTGGTTTTGGGGGCTGCAATACAGCAGTTATCTTTGAAAAAATATAA
- a CDS encoding ABC transporter permease, whose product MTTSIDIQLFLPHRAPMLMVDCIIEIGCEAVITQFTIEGDNIFVQNGFFSETGMIENAAQTCSSIVAQSFFAEGDVENKERLNVLGFISTIKTLTIYGLPPVNETIVTKSTLISKYDAEHYTTCLMDCKTYLGTQLLMKGEINLFIQEKSNEKERSTTG is encoded by the coding sequence ATGACTACGAGTATCGACATACAGCTTTTCCTTCCGCATCGCGCTCCGATGCTCATGGTTGATTGTATTATTGAAATTGGTTGTGAAGCGGTAATCACACAATTCACAATTGAGGGCGATAATATTTTTGTACAAAACGGCTTTTTTTCCGAAACCGGGATGATTGAAAATGCCGCACAAACCTGCTCTTCTATTGTTGCCCAAAGTTTTTTTGCAGAAGGAGATGTAGAGAATAAAGAGCGGCTTAATGTATTGGGATTTATAAGTACGATTAAAACCCTTACGATATATGGATTACCGCCCGTAAATGAGACTATCGTGACAAAATCCACCCTGATCTCAAAATACGATGCGGAACATTATACGACCTGCCTGATGGACTGTAAAACCTATTTGGGGACGCAGCTGCTGATGAAAGGCGAGATTAACTTATTTATTCAGGAAAAAAGCAATGAAAAAGAACGAAGTACCACAGGATAA
- a CDS encoding 3-oxoacyl-ACP synthase, with translation MKKYKSVALTTYITSYCSILDNTLTLNGETVWTSDTPLFADFSKKAYQHLELQYPKFFKMDALSKLAFLASELLLTTLPGNTYEGTTALLFSNRSSSLDTDMKYQQSIADKKEYYPSPAVFVYTLPNIGMGEISIRNGLKSENSFFIFEAFNSEFMTNYANLLIETGKATAVLCGWVELYQEEYRAFMYLVSKEGIKIHNQENLENLYNR, from the coding sequence TTGAAAAAATATAAATCTGTGGCATTGACAACTTATATTACATCCTATTGTTCTATTTTGGATAATACTTTGACCTTAAATGGGGAAACGGTGTGGACTTCGGACACGCCCCTCTTTGCCGATTTTTCGAAAAAAGCGTATCAGCATCTGGAACTGCAGTATCCTAAATTTTTTAAGATGGATGCGTTGAGCAAGCTGGCTTTTTTGGCTTCCGAATTGCTACTCACAACATTACCGGGAAATACCTATGAAGGTACTACGGCCCTCCTGTTCTCCAATAGGTCATCGAGTTTAGATACGGATATGAAATACCAGCAGTCTATTGCTGACAAAAAGGAATATTACCCAAGCCCGGCGGTATTTGTATATACCCTGCCGAATATTGGAATGGGGGAAATTAGCATTAGGAATGGGCTGAAAAGTGAAAATTCTTTCTTTATATTTGAGGCATTCAATTCCGAATTTATGACCAATTATGCCAATCTGCTGATCGAAACCGGAAAAGCAACAGCCGTTTTATGTGGCTGGGTAGAATTGTATCAGGAAGAATATCGGGCTTTTATGTACCTGGTTTCAAAAGAGGGCATCAAAATACACAATCAGGAAAATTTAGAAAATTTATATAATCGATAA